One genomic segment of Labrus bergylta chromosome 17, fLabBer1.1, whole genome shotgun sequence includes these proteins:
- the tbc1d10ab gene encoding TBC1 domain family member 10A yields the protein MAKTEQGNGLDMRGSTEKLTDSGTGGFNGSDPEVHGNGIAEETQVDKYGFAGGAQQSSGDTAEGIPHEVLRQRESKWLEMLNSWDKWMAKKHKKVKERCQKGIPPSLRGRAWLYLTGGKVRREQNQGKFQELDDQPGDPKWIDIIERDLHRQFPFHEMFAARGGHGQQDLFRVLKAYTLHRPEEGYCQAQAPIAAVLLMHMPAEDAFWVLVQICEKYLPGYYSTGLEAIQLDGEILYALLRRVSPVAHRHLKKHKLEPILYMTEWFMCAFSRTLPWASVLRVWDMFLCEGVKIVFKVGLVLLKCMLGSQEKLKTAQGLYETMELLRAVKLQYMQEGFLVQEVIELTVSEKDIEKEHHAQLRRWKESRGDLHCKSPPRMHGAKAIMAAEPPRRQDLRQRPTIIVESPLALQTDGVKAEGATESRKTKEKKEKKNASSSQETVNPYLPPSDPSPLLNHMTVQGSKESLSSAEHDTYL from the exons ATGGCAAAAACCGAGCAGGGCAATGGACTCGACATGCGGGGCAGCACAGAAAAGCTGACAGATAGCGGGACGGGCGGCTTCAACGGGTCCGACCCAGAGGTACACGGTAATGGCATCGCGGAGGAGACTCAGGTGGACAAGTACGGCTTCGCGGGAGGAGCTCAGCAATCCTCCGGAGACAC TGCAGAAGGAATACCTCATGAGGTGCTAAGGCAGCGAGAGTCAAAATGGCTGGAGATGCTCAACAGCTGGGACAAGTGGATGgccaaaaaacacaagaag GTGAAAGAGCGCTGTCAGAAGGgaatccctccctctctgcgtGGACGGGCCTGGCTCTACCTCACAGGGGGAAAAGTTAGAAGGGAGCAAAACCAGGGCAAATTCCAG GAACTGGACGATCAGCCTGGGGATCCTAAATGGATAGATATTATAGAGAGGGACCTCCATCGACAGTTTCCCTTCCATGAAATGTTTGCGGCAAGAGGAGGTCATGG GCAGCAGGACCTGTTCCGCGTGCTGAAGGCGTATACTCTGCATCGTCCTGAGGAGGGTTACTGTCAGGCTCAGGCTCCAATCGCTGCTGTACTTCTGATGCACATGCCAGCAGAG gatGCTTTCTGGGTTCTGGTCCAGATCTGTGAGAAATACCTCCCTGGATACTACAGCACAGGGCTG GAGGCGATCCAGCTGGACGGGGAGATCCTGTACGCTCTGCTGCGGCGGGTGTCTCCTGTGGCCCACCGTCACCTGAAGAAGCACAAGCTGGAGCCCATCCTGTACATGACAGAGTGGTTCATGTGTGCCTTCTCTCGGACACTACCCTGGGCCTCAGTGCTGCGCGTGTGGGACATGTTCCTTTGTGAGG GAGTAAAAATCGTCTTCAAGGTCGGCCTGGTTCTCTTGAAATGCATGTTGGGATCCCAGGAGAAACTGAAAACCGCTCAAGGTCTTTATGAAACAATGGAGCTACTCCGTGCTGTAAAGCTACAGTACATGCAGGAAGGATTCCTGGTGCAGGAG GTGATTGAGTTAACGGTGTCTGAGAAAGACATAGAGAAGGAGCATCACGCTCAGCTCAGGCGCTGGAAGGAGTCCCGCGGAGATCTACACTGCAAGTCCCCTCCGAGGATGCACGGCGCGAAGGCCATCATGGCTGCCGAGCCGCCCAGAAGACAGGACCTGAGGCAGAGGCCCACCATCATAGTGGAGTCTCCCCTGGCACTACAAACAGACGGGGTGAAGGCAGAGGGCGCCACGGAGAGCAGAAAgactaaagagaagaaagagaagaaaaatgccTCCTCATCACAGGAGACTGTTAATCCTTACCTTCCTCCCAGTGACCCCTCACCTCTACTCAATCACATGACTGTGCAAGGGTCCAAAGAGAGTCTGAGCAGTGCTGAGCATGACACTTACCTGTAG